One genomic region from Peromyscus eremicus chromosome 20, PerEre_H2_v1, whole genome shotgun sequence encodes:
- the Dnajb7 gene encoding dnaJ homolog subfamily B member 7, with protein MVDYYEVLGVQRYASPEDIKRAYRKVALKWHPDKNPENKEEAERKFKEVAEAYEVLSNSEKRNVYDKYGKEGLNGGGGSHLDDECEYGFTFRKADDVFKEIFGERDPFSFHFFEDSLEDLLSSSRSSNRSSSSRGTGSLFSHSCDHPVFTGLSPYDTGYMSYVSLGHEGLTSFSSLAFDDTEMGNYIPITPSGKTVNGRRINSKKIFEYHQDIEAEDDELKSFLVNSEAEEEGFAEKWNWRRQSLNNYLPNSHSPPNISPYTLVDNNEQGTPWVTSKKDPSIFSAGFKEGGRRKKKHKEGQKKRSNKRNR; from the coding sequence ATGGTGGACTACTATGAAGTTCTAGGGGTGCAGAGATACGCTTCACCAGAGGACATAAAAAGAGCTTACCGAAAAGTGGCACTTAAATGGCATCCTGATAAAAATCCAGAGAATAAAGAGGAAGCAGAGCGAAAATTCAAAGAAGTCGCCGAGGCATATGAAGTATTATCAAATAGTGAAAAACGGAACGTTTATGATAAATATGGCAAGGAGGGATTAAACGGCGGAGGTGGAAGTCATCTTGATGACGAATGTGAGTATGGTTTCACATTCCGTAAGGCAGATGAtgtctttaaagaaatttttgGTGAAAGGGACCCATTTTCATTTCACTTCTTTGAAGACTCACTGGAGGACCTTTTGAGCAGTTCAAGAAGCTCcaacagaagcagcagcagcagaggcacaGGATCCCTTTTCTCCCATTCCTGTGACCACCCAGTGTTTACCGGGCTTTCTCCGTACGACACAGGCTATATGTCTTACGTTTCACTGGGGCATGAGGGCCTTACTTCATTCTCTTCCCTGGCATTTGACGATACCGAGATGGGCAATTATATACCTATTACCCCTTCAGGCAAAACTGTTAATGGAAGAAGAATCAACTCAAAGAAAATTTTTGAGTACCATCAAGATATAGAAGCTGAAGATGATGAGTTGAAATCCTTTCTTGTCAACAGTGAGGCAGAAGAAGAGGGCtttgcagaaaaatggaactgGAGAAGACAGTCATTGAACAATTATTTACCAAATTCCCACAGCCCCCCAAATATATCTCCATATACTCTCGTGGACAACAATGAACAAGGTACACCTTGGGTCACCAGCAAGAaggatccttccattttctcagCAGGATTCAAAGAAGGtggtaggaggaaaaaaaagcacaaagagGGGCAGAAGAAGAGGTCAAATAAAAGGAATCGCTAA